In one window of Oncorhynchus kisutch isolate 150728-3 linkage group LG16, Okis_V2, whole genome shotgun sequence DNA:
- the b3gat3 gene encoding galactosylgalactosylxylosylprotein 3-beta-glucuronosyltransferase 3: protein MATRMKLKLKTVFVLYFMVSLMGLIYALMQLGQRCDCAEHDMPKDRTISRLRGELHRLQEQMRKAEPTKLPQKLAVKPAQPTIYVITPTYTRFVQKAELTRLAQTFLHVPQLHWILVEDSPHKTPLVSGFLASSGLAYTHLHTPTPRDRKLQEGDPSWLKPRGAEQRNEGLRWLREDRRGQPGADTQLGVVYFADDDNTYSLQLFEEMRGTQRVSVWPVGLVGGMRYERPVVEGGKVVRFHTGWRPSRPFPLDMAGFAVSLKLVIANQDACFDGDAPMGFLESSFLQGLVTMDELEPKAENCTKVLVWHTRTEKPKMKREEALQKQGLGSDTAVEV from the exons ATGGCTACTAGGATGAAGTTAAAACTGAAGACTGTGTTTGTCCTCTACTTCATGGTCTCACTTATGGGCCTCATCTACGCTCTCATGCAGCTTG GCCAGCGCTGTGACTGTGCAGAGCATGACATGCCCAAGGACCGTACTATCTCTCGTCTGCGGGGGGAACTGCATCGGCTGCAGGAGCAGATGAGGAAGGCTGAGCCCACCAAACTCCCTCAAAAACTAGCAGTGAAACCGGCCCAACCCACCATCTACGTCATCACACCAACCTACACCAG GTTTGTCCAGAAAGCAGAGTTAACCCGGCTTGCCCAGACGTTCCTCCATGTCCCTCAGCTCCACTGGATCCTGGTGGAAGACTCTCCCCATAAAACCCCTCTGGTCTCTGGGTTCCTGGCCTCCAGCGGCCTGGCCTACACACACCTCCACACCCCCACACCACGCGACCGCAAACTACAGGAG GGTGACCCTAGCTGGTTGAAACCCCGCGGGGCGGAGCAGAGGAACGAGGGGCTGCGGTGgctgagagaggacaggagggggcagCCTGGAGCAGACACACAGCTGGGGGTGGTCTACTTCGCTGACGATGACAACACATACAGCCTACAGCTATTTGAGGAG atgcGTGGTACCcagcgtgtgtctgtgtggccaGTCGGCCTGGTGGGAGGGATGAGATATGAGAGACCTGTGGTCGAGGGGGGGAAGGTTGTACGCTTCCATACTGGCTGGCGCCCCAGCCGCCCCTTCCCATTGGACATGGCTGGCTTCGCCGTGTCGCTCAAGCTGGTGATAGCCAATCAGGACGCATGTTTCGACGGCGACGCACCGATGGGGTTCTTGGAAAGCAGCTTCCTGCAGGGATTGGTTACCATGGACGAACTGGAACCTAAGGCGGAGAATTgtacaaag GTGTTGGTGTGGCACACGCGGACAGAGAAGCCCAAGATGAAACGAGAGGAAGCGCTTCAGAAACAAGGCCTGGGGTCTGATACTGCTGTAGAGGTgtga